A window of Gallus gallus isolate bGalGal1 chromosome 3, bGalGal1.mat.broiler.GRCg7b, whole genome shotgun sequence genomic DNA:
TACAAAGGTTTATGAAATTGGAAGTGAATCAAGTTTTCCAAAATAACATTTGGTAATGGGTTTAGGAGAATGCATGAAAGAGCATATACGTGGGGGAGGGAATAGACACGTTGGGACTGCACATCTTTAAATAGATGTAACAATAAGAATAAGCATTTGATGTTTCCTGGTTTGTAGTAGCTTACATCTCCATCCCAACTGATATTTTTAACTAGATTTTGTAATAGTGCAGTGGATTTATTGGTTCCTTGGACTCCCGGCCTTCTATCTCATCTCTGTAGTACAAGCTAGGATTGCTTGCAAAGGACTGAAGCCAAAAGTTTTGTCCACACCACCAGCTATCAAAACACAGGGACTTCTGTCTGAGTGTAGATAGTTTTGGGAAGGCAGGATAGAACATTTTGTTCATCATCCCTCGTGCTTCTTCACACATGCGACTGCACacataaaaacacacagaaataaaccaAAGCCCTGATTGTACTGTGCTTCTTTACTCTTCCACATAACCACAGAGAGCAATCTGTAAGTATTAAAACTTCACAGAACAAAAGTATTAAGCCCATTAGGTTACTGGAAAGCTGAAATAACTATTAGCTGGTTGGTTGTAAGATTCGGAGGGACTCAGAAGTTCTAACTTCCCATTGCTTAATCTAAGTCTAGACCAAGAATGAGAAATTAGCTGGAATCCATGATCAACCTCTTAATAACAAAGCTTTGTTTATGTCTTGACAATCAGTGAGCAGTACCACTATCACCTGGTAAgattcttatttttgaaagcctataaaatgtgtttgttttcttttatcttgaCATTGTTGTAAGCAAATGAAACTGCTCCTGGAAATTAAGAATGAATTAAATGACACataagtaaatatatattatttttttattaaagtatcaaaacaaacttgaaaatagaaaacaaactgcttttaatgcattttaaaggtTCTCCTGAATAACGTATACTTTTAGAAAACTCATGCAACATACTGCTCCTGTCTAGCTGTTCAAACAGTCTTTCATGGGCATAGTCAAATCAACTTGAGTACCATCACTTCTACAGTAGCGTGCAGGAGcacgcatgcacacacacacatacacacagtaGAAAGCAGCTATGTCTCCacatacaaagaaataaaaataatcatcttcTGACAATAATAGTGGTACCCTACTAACATTTGGCATGCTAAATACATATCATCAAGCAACAAAAGCATGACGCCGGCGTCATCAGCGGTATGGTTAAAAGCAACCATACAGATTCCCAAAAGGAGAGTCATTAATTGTGTCATTATACTCTAGTCTCTGCTGGAACACTTTATAACAGCATAGGAGGCAAACTCTTTTGTCTGCTGGTATCTGATGTGCTAAAGGCAGAGCCAAAGAGCATGATACCATCATGAGGCCTCAGTTACGCACTCCCATACTACAGAAGTCAGCCATCAATGAATACTGTTTGACAAATTTACTGATAACACACTTCACATATATCTATCATCTGACGAATGACCGGCCCACTTCCCCATGAAACCTTCCCCCTGAGCCAGTGAAGTTGCTGCAGAGGCTCCAagctctgcctgcagggcaTTAATACAAATCTCACTGAAGTCAAAGGCAGCTCCTTCCAacatagagaaagaaaacagattctcAGGACAGAATCAGACCTAGTGTGTTGTCTTTttaatacattcatttttcagatATATGAAGTACATAGCTTTTAAACATGATATAGGACATTACAATATATCCAGATCTTAGGAAAATGTACTAAGAAGTTCTGTTGCAGAATATAAAGATCATATAAGGATCAGGAGCGATATCTGATACATTCAGCCAGGACTTGTAGAGGAAGAAGCTTATGGCTGAGGTATCTTTAAGTTTAGCCTTTAGAATAAAACCACAAATTCAACACTGCATAACTGGTGTAAAATATTATGTACTATAAGTTCCATTTAAATTGTGACGTTGAGCAGCTAGACACCACAGATCAAGATACAGAATTTTGAGAGGTATAGTCTCTGCATCCAATCATTCAAGATACTTAAGTGCTTCATCTGTGGAGATGATGAAGGTTAAATGGTGTCTCTTGCAACTTGCAAAGTTTAGGAATATATAATATTAAACACCAAGAGATGAAAGTAAAAAGACAGCACAACActtgtgttttcagttttatcttGCTTGCAGTATTTATTAACTTTACTCATTATGATATTAGTGATAAATAaggatattttcttttacaaaaaaattGTAAGGATATATTTCGTAGGATTAAACAATCTGAGAATTTCACAGAAACATCAGAATTTAAACACTCGTAGCTCCAACTGTATTGTCCAGCAGCTCTTCTACCAGTTCAGAAACATCTAAGGTtagtatttaataaaaaatgagaacaattaTTCACTACATCAGAACTCTTGTCTCCTTTAGATTCTAAGTAACACTTTTGATTGACTGTAGTTACCACccaaacataaaataaaagtagCTGCAATCATAATTTTTCCCTCTGAATCATCTGGCAAAAGGAAGCAATCCTGACAAGGACGGAAAAAGCCTTGTCCACATCTTACTCCTGACAGCCATCTGTATAACCAGATCACTACAGGCCATGGAACCTCTTGTGTCGGTGAGGGTTAAGGCTTGTAGGATTAGATCCCAGAtgattttggtttattttaaacttttcatGATTCATGAACCTGGGATTCAGTCCTGCAGTTCTTTGCTTGGGCAAAACCGTATCAAAATCCCTTCGTAGTTACTTCCCTCTTTACAGTGGGTCCAATTCACCCAGTTGCCAAGTGATGGTACAAAATGCTCTATTGAATGCAAGGAAACACTGTATTTCCCAAAGGATAATAGGTGGGGTTCCAGCTCCTAAAATACCAACTTAGCTACATGGGTAGTTTGCAAGAAACCTTTCTTTGTCACACCTACTAGGACTTGTCAAATTCAGTCTCTGAGATGAgtcatagaaaaaaaaccacacaagtGTTGTGAAAAAGGTTACAAAGCTTAATTGGAACTAAAggctttttgtgtgtttgtgtgtgtgtgtgttaggtTAGAATGCAAAATTACGTATCAGTACATTCTGCCAGAAACCATCCTCCTGGAAACtacaaaactttaaaaatactcCGTCTGCTTTCCCTGACAGCCACAAGGAAAAGTAGTGTCCATCCAGCACAGCTGTATGTACCATGTGCATCATCGAAGTCATAGTGTTCTAGCACAAACGTCGTGAGTGCAGATACTGTATACTAGCAGAGAGCTAAATCTTCTGAAGCTGTTGTCTGTAGCTCCTAGGAACAGCATGTATGACAGGTGCAAAACCTATTATGAGGCAGAAGGCTCTTCAGTTTGACCGAGACCAGATCTTCCGAGGGGAAGAATCTCTGACAAGCCAAAAATGATTCATTCTGCTTAAGAAAGCGATCTGCCCTTCCTAAACGCTCTTTACTAATAGAATCCTACACATAAGTCAGATCCTCTGTGGATTCTGTTGCTGTTAAAACATACTAGAAATATTTCCACATTTTCCGTATCACTTAACCTTGTAATGTTCCTTCTTTGATCTGTTGAATAAAAAGATTCCTTTCATCTTCAGGTGTCCTTCCATTTTGTGCCCGGACTATACAGGTGGGCCTGTGAAGATTTAGCATGTATATCAAATGCTGCTTCTCATTCTTTAGCTCTTCAATCTGGGCTTTTAATTCCGCATTGATAGTCTCCAGCTTTTCTGATTCCTAGTCACAAGGTACAGACACAACTATTAGAGTGAGCATTTCAAGTAGTTAATTGCAGTATTTATCTAATAGTTGCAGTTTTTCATTGGTGGAAAAGCATATGGTTAGAAGTTACACGCTCTTAGCATCCCATAGTGGTGAAACTATACATCCCCCAGTTGATAATAGTCTTAAGAACAGATTGACAGTTGCCTTCTTTGGCCTTTACAGAAGTGTAATGAACATTGAAAAGCCAAATTCAGATTTATATTCACTTACGATGGCAGGCATCCAAAGTAATGTTTCTATCCTTTATAAGACTATTCCGAGCTTTTTGTGTCAACTGTTGACCCGAAATTATTTATGCTACCTACTTACTAACTCCCCAGGACAGCATATCACATATCTGTAAACTTATGTTAAGCCATCTAAGTAGGAACGTGACTTTGTATAAGAACCCCTagatacagaaacaaacacaggcctgatgctgctgcaaaatggttttaaatggtAGCAGATAGGGTGAGGAAATGTCATCTCGTTCACAGTATGAtgacagacaaaaaaatatatacatatatatatatatatctcactATCAAAAATCTAAAGTCAGATACTTACTTTCTGcaaacattctgttttttccttctttttgtttcgGCACTTTGCAGCAGCAATTTtgttcctttcccttcttcgcttttttctttcatcctcttCAGGAGAAAACTGTGCCATAAAAACAGATACACACAGCCCATAAGATGTTGTAAACACTCTGCCTATATTTTGATAACTTTGACGTATTTCAAAGCAACACAGTGCTGTTAGTGCTCACATCACAAGTTACATAAGGACGTGATCTGACCTTGCTTGCAGTACTGTAAAATGGTAGTAACTCCATTTAAGTCGTCAATAAAACCTGACTGGAGTTTGGATGGATGTGATGGCTCATCGTAAATCAATGTCACCCCAAAAAATTGCCAAGTGTCTTCTTAGGCTGCATGCCAAAGAGGGGGTGCTGGGCTCAGACCCAGGTGTTGCCATTTCCCTAactctgtttcttcattttataaTATAATGTTTTCCATTGAGATTGTTATCTATCTCAAATTAAAAGCCTAGTGGTTAGAATGTAGCACGGCTAGGACAACTGCTGTGACTTATTCCAAGTTCAGCCACCCGTAGGCAGAGAAACCAGATTTAGCACTTACTCTAATCACTGTCAAACACTGTCCTTAgttcataattaaaaatattaacttaCAGACTTCAATGGAAATCACAAATACGATAGGAATTTCCCAGACGCGAATAATGGAAAACCAAGCAACAGGCTTAAAAGGATCAAATAAACTAACATGTTTAGATGGTGGAGAGGGTTGTTTGTATTTGACATAATTAGTGCTCTTTTGGTGCAAGCTGCTTAGAGAACTGACCATTCACCCCTCAGTGCTGGTCAGTGCCATACCTCCGTTTTCATGATCGATGTTTCCATCGGCCTTTCGGACACTGTCACCGTATCCAAAGTAGAAGACATCCTGTGGGACTGACGTTTGTTTTGGATGGCGAATCTAAGTTCCTCTTTCACCAGTGGGGTTAGATTTGTGAAATCATCAAACCCCAGTGACCCTGCAGGGGACAAAGTGGGGACAATTGCGGAGGCGCTGACTTCCAATGCAGACACCTGGCCGGTGTGTTGGACCATCATtttgctgaaaagcaaaaagagacaGGAATAGCCTTTCAGTAGCTGCAGAGAGGCAAATAATATCTCCTAGAGGTATATTTTGTACTgtgaaataatgtatttctctCACTGCTTCAGCCCACGTTCCCTGCGTACCTCTGTCTCTCACGGGAGAGAAACAGTTCAGAATTTGGTCACGAGTAAAAACTTTCACATTAGGCTCACTTCAAggcagcattttaaaacaataaccAAAGACAGTAACCAAAGAAATATTGAtattatttaaaacacagaagtatCTCCATCTTCATAGCTATCCCACCACAAAATCACAGCTTGAAATGGACAGAGCACGCCTTCATCTCAGCTACACTTTAGTAAAGGCTGAAGAGTTTTAAAGAAGCTGAAGTTTGCTGACCAAGACAGAATCAGCTACAAAAATGCTCACCACGTTCAGTTTtacaaacagacagaaaaatatgtctCGTTATAAACTCCTGAAAAGCAGTTCACAGTCAGAGCTGTCAGAAAGGTGGAAATCTACACGTGCTCTGGGGCTTTAAGGCACAAACTGAGATAGAGGGAAGGagtaatgaaaaatgtaatgcCGATTGTTTCCTCCCTTTACGCTCATAAAATCCGAAACTGTCCTCACGTGCCCTCAACAACAAGTTTTTAATTCTTCAATGTTTATGGTCAGATCTCCTGCTGATATAAAGCCGTGTAACCTAAGAGACTTTGGCTGAGACTTTGGTTAATGGGGCACACATGGAGGAACTTCATTTCTAGCAGCTTTCCCACAGAAATAAACCGATCTGGAAGTGGTCTCTGCTTCCCCCTTTTTAGCCATCCTCAGTTTTTTAGCCAGTTTTGGAAGAGGCGGAGAGGCGCCCTACCTGCTTTGTGAAACCTGGTAACCCCACTGAGGGAGGAATGCACAAAACTCAGCAGTCAGTAACCCAAACACCATGGGCAACCCAGCATGAACCATCCGTCCCTCAGCCAAGGCGAGAGAAGAGGTGTGGAAGAAAGCTGAGCATTTTGCGTGGCTGGCCCACGGGACAAGAGgtgcaaaaggaaaatagatTGTATTGCCTCCCCTAATCATGAAGCAACTTTTGTTCCTTGGATTTTGCTGTATtacttttcctgctttccttaTTGTGGAGGGTTTTTTTGGATTCTgagatttttggttttttggatTCTTTTGGTACCTACACGACACGTAATCTATTCTTGTTTAGAGTTGTAAGAATTACAGCAAAGTCATTGTAATTAATGTAGTGCAGGTAAGCAAATAGTTGCCTTGGGATAGCAGTGTGGGTAAGTTAAATTTCCACATGGACAACCCCAAATTGTGCAGTTCCCTGTTTGCTACTACTGTGACATGGCAAGAAACGGTTGGGGTCACGTGCCTTGACAAGAAGATAGATTTCGCTCGGAGATATCTAAAAATATACCGTAAATCCGCATCGGTGCAAATTAGAGTAGAACCCAGCTCCTCACTAACGGAGGTAAACACAAAAATCCAAGGGCAGTGAACTGCCAGCGGGCAGAAAATCACTTGTCCAGCTGCAGAGGTTTCCTCACTTTGAGTCTCAATGAGCACAGAAGAGCCAGAGTTTTCCCACATCCCAGGGGTGATATGCTGAAACCACTGAAATCAAAAGGAGTTTTGCTGTTGACCTCGGTGGGGCCAGGATTTCACCCTCGGTTGTTAAATATGAGGAAATTATTCGGAACAATTTGTTATTCAGAAAGACCTTGGGAAATTTATGTAATTCTCTTCAGAAAGCCCCTGCTCATGAGTCACATTCGAAGTACTGATACAGTTTAATCCTATAATCTCAGAAAGCTAGCAGTTACTTTTTTCCCCGAGTCAGAAAGGCCCTGTGATTTCCAGCTGAACTCCTGCCATTATTTACCATTTATCAACACCCAGCCGTTCAGCTCTGTGAAGCAGGCTGATTCCAGGTGATACTGAGCCCCACTGTCCACAGAATTTGGAGCTGCGCTCCCTGACCGTCAGTCTCCTccgctcctgctgctgccttcattCAAGACACTTAATTCCGTATAATTCAATCAAACCAGGAGTCTTCAGTTAACaataaaaccatttctccaGCGCACGGAATAATTAATTGGGCCAAGCATTTCTCAGCACGGGGGGCGGgttattcatttatatttcagtttagGTCAACTTTTAATTAAAGTCAGCACCAGAGGAAACCAAGAATGCCCGTGTTTTAGTAACGTGTCTGAGAAGTCGCGCTTGCCTACCAGGCAGTGCTATTCCTACAGGAGCTAAGCGTACCACGAGCCCCAGTGCAACCCTACTGTAATGTCCTGAGCTATCTATTGATCCATCTTCAGTttaagaaaaagggaagggaggtTGCCA
This region includes:
- the ATF3 gene encoding LOW QUALITY PROTEIN: cyclic AMP-dependent transcription factor ATF-3 (The sequence of the model RefSeq protein was modified relative to this genomic sequence to represent the inferred CDS: deleted 1 base in 1 codon) — translated: MPFKINLSGYRRLLHQHRRGRNSCEEAKPRERRSQPSAAERKDSKQNDGPTHRPGVCIGSQRLRNCPHFVPAGSLGFDDFTNLTPLVKEELRFAIQNKRQSHRMSSTLDTVTVSERPMETSIMKTEFSPEEDERKKRRRERNKIAAAKCRNKKKEKTECLQKESEKLETINAELKAQIEELKNEKQHLIYMLNLHRPTCIVRAQNGRTPEDERNLFIQQIKEGTLQG